The following are encoded together in the Pedobacter sp. D749 genome:
- a CDS encoding redoxin domain-containing protein: MALQVGDIAPDFKLYSSDLTEISLSGFKGKKVIIHFFPMAFTGTCTEQLCTMRDNFSYYEGIDAQVIGISVDSPFSLAKFKEVQSYQFPLLSDFNKEVSAAYGAFYDEFVFGLRGVSKRAAFVIDEEGKIAYAEVLGNAKDLPDFKAINDVLAA; the protein is encoded by the coding sequence ATGGCATTACAAGTTGGCGATATCGCCCCTGATTTTAAATTATACAGTTCTGATTTAACAGAGATTTCTCTTTCAGGCTTTAAAGGCAAAAAAGTAATTATTCACTTTTTTCCAATGGCTTTTACCGGAACGTGTACCGAGCAGTTGTGTACCATGCGCGATAATTTCAGTTATTATGAAGGAATAGATGCACAGGTAATTGGCATATCTGTTGATTCTCCTTTCTCTTTGGCTAAATTTAAAGAAGTACAAAGTTACCAGTTTCCATTATTGTCTGATTTTAACAAAGAAGTATCGGCAGCGTATGGTGCGTTTTACGATGAATTTGTCTTCGGATTAAGAGGTGTTTCTAAAAGAGCAGCTTTTGTGATCGATGAAGAAGGAAAAATTGCTTATGCTGAAGTTTTGGGAAATGCAAAGGATTTGCCTGATTTTAAAGCAATTAATGATGTGTTAGCAGCATAA
- a CDS encoding SDR family oxidoreductase — MKTILTTGSNGLLGQKITEKVLLEGRVNLIATSVGVNRYPVKEGYEYAEMDILKPEQVKEVIEKYRPDAVIHTAAMTNVDTCEANKELCHRLNVDAVGTLLSMCEEKNIQLIHLSTDFVFDGLDGPYKEEDAVNPVSYYGKSKVLAEELIKKSNANCAILRTILVYGISNDMSRSNIVLWAKGVLEKASPINVVNDQWRMPTLAEDLAEACLLAVEKDAKGIYHISGKDYMSIADLVRKVAGYWKLDDSFINEISSASLNQAAKRPVKTGFVLDKAIKDLGYNPHSFEEGLLILEQQMDKAN, encoded by the coding sequence ATGAAAACCATTTTAACAACCGGTAGCAATGGTCTTTTGGGACAAAAAATTACAGAAAAAGTGTTGCTTGAGGGACGGGTAAATCTGATAGCTACATCGGTAGGTGTAAACCGTTATCCTGTTAAAGAAGGATATGAGTATGCAGAAATGGATATCTTAAAGCCTGAACAGGTGAAAGAGGTTATTGAAAAATATCGTCCTGACGCGGTTATACATACTGCTGCAATGACTAATGTAGATACCTGTGAGGCAAATAAGGAGCTTTGCCATCGGTTAAATGTTGATGCAGTTGGAACCTTGTTATCTATGTGTGAGGAAAAAAATATCCAGTTGATTCATTTGAGCACCGATTTTGTTTTTGATGGACTAGACGGGCCTTATAAAGAGGAAGATGCTGTAAATCCGGTCAGTTATTATGGTAAATCTAAGGTGCTGGCTGAAGAACTGATCAAAAAATCTAATGCAAATTGCGCTATTTTAAGAACAATATTAGTGTATGGTATTAGTAATGATATGAGCCGGAGTAATATTGTGCTTTGGGCTAAGGGAGTATTAGAAAAAGCATCACCCATAAATGTGGTGAATGACCAATGGCGCATGCCGACCTTGGCCGAAGATCTGGCAGAGGCCTGCCTGCTGGCTGTTGAAAAAGATGCTAAGGGGATTTACCACATATCGGGTAAAGATTATATGAGCATTGCCGATTTAGTGCGGAAAGTTGCCGGCTATTGGAAGCTGGATGACTCGTTTATTAATGAAATAAGTTCGGCAAGTTTAAACCAAGCTGCTAAAAGGCCTGTAAAAACAGGATTTGTGCTGGATAAGGCCATTAAAGATTTAGGATACAATCCGCATTCTTTTGAAGAAGGATTGTTAATTTTGGAGCAGCAAATGGATAAAGCAAATTAG
- the atpD gene encoding F0F1 ATP synthase subunit beta codes for MPNLGKIAQIIGPVVDVSFADDAHLPKIFDALEITKENGQKIVLEVQQHLGEDRVRAISMDSTDGLVRGMKVLDTGSAIKMPVGDQIKGRLFNVVGEAIDGITAVDKTDGRPIHATPPKFEDLSTETEVLFTGIKVIDLLEPYAKGGKIGLFGGAGVGKTVLIMELVNNIAKAYAGLSVFAGVGERTREGNDLLREFIESGVINYGDEFLHSMEKGGWDLKAVDTEKLKESKATLVFGQMNEPPGARARVALSGLTVAEYFRDGDGEGAGKDILFFVDNIFRFTQAGSEVSALLGRMPSAVGYQPTLATEMGLMQERITSTKRGSITSVQAVYVPADDLTDPAPATTFAHLDATTVLSRKIAELGIYPAVDPLDSTSRILSPAVLGDEHYNTAQRVKETLQRYKELQDIIAILGMDELSEEDKLVVSRARRVQRFLSQPFHVAEQFTGLKGVLVDIKDTIKGFNMIMDGEVDEYPEAAFNLVGSIEDAIEKGKKLLAEAN; via the coding sequence ATGCCTAACTTAGGAAAAATAGCACAAATTATCGGCCCAGTGGTTGACGTTAGCTTTGCTGATGATGCCCATCTACCTAAAATTTTTGATGCGTTAGAGATAACGAAAGAAAATGGACAAAAAATTGTTTTAGAAGTTCAACAGCACTTAGGTGAAGACCGTGTACGTGCAATTTCAATGGACTCTACAGATGGTTTAGTTCGTGGAATGAAGGTTCTTGATACTGGTTCAGCAATTAAGATGCCAGTAGGCGATCAAATTAAAGGTCGTTTATTTAATGTAGTTGGTGAAGCGATTGACGGTATTACAGCTGTTGATAAAACTGATGGTCGTCCTATCCACGCTACTCCTCCTAAGTTCGAAGATTTATCTACTGAAACTGAAGTACTTTTTACAGGTATCAAAGTAATCGATTTATTAGAGCCTTATGCTAAAGGCGGTAAAATCGGTTTGTTCGGTGGTGCTGGTGTAGGTAAAACAGTATTGATTATGGAGTTGGTTAACAACATCGCGAAAGCTTATGCTGGTTTATCAGTATTCGCAGGTGTTGGTGAGCGTACTCGTGAGGGTAACGATTTACTTCGTGAGTTTATCGAATCAGGTGTAATCAACTATGGTGACGAATTCTTACACTCAATGGAAAAAGGTGGATGGGATTTGAAAGCTGTTGATACTGAAAAATTAAAAGAATCTAAAGCAACATTGGTTTTCGGACAAATGAACGAGCCTCCTGGTGCACGTGCGCGTGTAGCATTATCAGGATTAACTGTTGCAGAATATTTCCGTGATGGTGATGGCGAAGGCGCTGGAAAAGATATCCTTTTCTTCGTTGATAATATCTTCCGTTTTACACAGGCAGGTTCAGAGGTATCGGCTCTACTAGGTCGTATGCCATCAGCTGTAGGTTACCAACCAACATTGGCAACTGAAATGGGTTTAATGCAGGAACGTATTACTTCAACAAAACGTGGATCAATTACATCAGTACAAGCGGTATATGTACCTGCGGATGATTTAACTGACCCGGCTCCCGCAACAACTTTTGCCCACTTAGATGCAACTACAGTACTTTCGCGTAAAATTGCCGAGTTAGGTATTTACCCTGCAGTAGATCCATTGGATTCTACTTCACGTATCCTTTCTCCAGCTGTTTTAGGTGATGAGCACTATAACACTGCACAACGTGTTAAAGAAACTTTACAACGTTACAAAGAATTACAAGATATCATCGCGATCTTAGGTATGGACGAATTATCTGAAGAAGATAAATTAGTCGTATCAAGAGCACGTCGTGTTCAGCGTTTCTTATCTCAACCTTTCCACGTAGCTGAGCAATTTACAGGCTTAAAAGGCGTATTGGTTGACATTAAAGATACCATCAAAGGATTTAACATGATCATGGATGGTGAAGTTGATGAGTACCCTGAAGCTGCATTTAACTTGGTTGGTAGCATTGAAGATGCAATCGAAAAAGGTAAAAAATTATTAGCAGAAGCGAACTAG
- the atpC gene encoding ATP synthase F1 subunit epsilon produces MNLEILTPDKKVFEGEVTAVTVPGTLGSFQILKDHAAIISTLEDGEVIIKANKADEQRFFIKGGVVEAIHNKIVVLAEGIA; encoded by the coding sequence ATGAATTTAGAAATATTAACTCCAGATAAAAAAGTTTTCGAAGGTGAAGTAACAGCAGTTACGGTTCCTGGTACTTTAGGTTCTTTTCAGATTTTAAAAGACCATGCCGCCATTATATCTACTTTAGAAGATGGAGAAGTTATTATAAAAGCAAATAAAGCTGATGAGCAACGCTTTTTTATTAAAGGCGGCGTTGTTGAGGCCATCCACAACAAAATTGTTGTTTTAGCTGAAGGTATCGCTTAA